From one Longimicrobium sp. genomic stretch:
- a CDS encoding OprO/OprP family phosphate-selective porin, giving the protein MLIHRSLLAATLLAATAAARLDGQSTAPARPDSTPRPAPPTVTAGEDGFGIRSGDGAFTLRVRGGVQYDGRFFADDTAGAAVNTFQVRRARADFQGSLYSRYEYRLYMDVATSQLELLDAYVDARVTPALRLRAGKFKIPMGLERLQTPWVVLFPERGYPTALVPNRDVGVQVHGVLRGGALEYAAGIFNGVTDGANQDVDASDAKDVVGRVFVHPFRATPGPLKGLGLGIAASTGNQQGTNAAPLLPSFRTPGREIFFRYRTDGTAANTAVADGERTRLAPQGYWYWGPVGVLAEYTVSRQRVRRDATAAELKSTA; this is encoded by the coding sequence GTGCTCATCCACAGGTCCCTTCTCGCCGCCACGCTGCTGGCGGCCACGGCGGCCGCGCGCCTGGACGGCCAATCGACCGCCCCCGCGCGCCCCGACAGCACGCCGCGCCCCGCGCCCCCCACCGTGACGGCGGGCGAGGACGGCTTCGGCATTCGCTCCGGCGACGGCGCGTTCACCCTGCGCGTGCGCGGCGGCGTGCAGTATGACGGCCGCTTCTTCGCCGACGACACGGCGGGTGCGGCCGTGAACACGTTCCAGGTGCGCCGCGCGCGCGCCGACTTCCAGGGCAGCCTGTACAGCCGCTACGAGTACCGGCTGTACATGGACGTGGCCACCAGCCAGTTGGAGCTCCTGGACGCCTACGTGGACGCACGGGTGACGCCCGCCCTTCGCCTGCGTGCGGGCAAGTTCAAGATTCCCATGGGACTGGAGCGGCTGCAGACTCCTTGGGTGGTGCTGTTCCCCGAGCGCGGCTACCCCACCGCGCTGGTGCCCAACCGCGACGTCGGCGTGCAGGTGCACGGCGTTCTGCGCGGCGGCGCGCTGGAGTACGCGGCCGGCATCTTCAACGGCGTGACGGACGGCGCCAACCAGGACGTGGACGCCTCCGACGCCAAGGACGTGGTCGGGCGCGTGTTCGTGCACCCGTTCCGCGCGACGCCGGGGCCGCTCAAGGGGCTGGGGCTTGGGATCGCCGCGAGCACCGGCAACCAGCAGGGCACCAACGCCGCGCCACTGCTGCCGTCGTTCCGCACCCCCGGCCGCGAGATCTTCTTCCGCTACCGCACGGACGGCACCGCCGCCAACACGGCGGTCGCGGATGGCGAGCGCACTCGCCTGGCGCCGCAGGGCTACTGGTACTGGGGCCCCGTCGGCGTGCTGGCGGAGTACACCGTCAGCCGCCAGCGCGTGCGCCGCGACGCCACCGCCGCCGAGCTGAAGAGCACGGC
- a CDS encoding sigma-54 dependent transcriptional regulator, protein MLLVDVWREAGRHASLEETVERIAHRLADEMPLQALLIRRLDAERLRLETVAAGAPGAAPPGRTRTELSKSNFHALVSWAHAGEVLRGAPQGLAGVLAAGEARGEVLAGPLLDGEQVIGALVAVGPAFRPAHEDLFAQVLEPVSSALRSDIQLHELTRLREAAEADNRALLSRLGRQEIADAIVGADGGLRAVVDRVAQVAGTDAPVLLLGETGTGKEVIAREIHRQSARARGPVVRVNCGAIPPGLIDSELFGHERGSFTGAVADRAGWFERADGGTLFLDEIGELPLEAQVRLLRVLQDGSFERVGGRTTHTVDVRIVTATHRDLHTMVQAGTFREDLWYRISVFPIRLPPLRERPADIPVLAAHFAWRAGQRLGGHPLAPTAADQERLIAYSWPGNVRELAAVIERAVILGNGHQLEIAAALGPAAASVAAPTENRPGAAEAAPRGEEFPTLNAAMARHIEAALHKVNGRIEGPFGAAALLGLNPHTLRARMRKLGIHWSRFRPA, encoded by the coding sequence ATGCTGCTGGTTGATGTATGGCGGGAGGCGGGGCGGCACGCGTCTCTCGAGGAGACGGTGGAGCGGATCGCTCACCGCCTGGCGGACGAGATGCCGCTGCAGGCCCTGCTGATCCGCCGGCTGGACGCCGAGCGGCTGCGGCTGGAGACGGTGGCCGCCGGTGCCCCGGGCGCGGCGCCCCCCGGGCGGACGCGGACGGAACTGTCGAAATCGAACTTCCACGCGCTGGTCTCGTGGGCGCACGCCGGCGAGGTGCTGCGAGGCGCGCCGCAGGGGCTGGCCGGCGTCCTGGCCGCGGGCGAGGCGCGGGGCGAGGTGCTGGCCGGGCCGCTGCTGGACGGCGAGCAGGTGATCGGCGCGCTGGTGGCGGTGGGCCCCGCCTTCCGCCCCGCGCACGAGGACCTGTTCGCGCAGGTGCTGGAGCCGGTGTCGTCCGCCCTGCGCAGCGACATCCAGCTGCACGAGCTCACCCGCCTGCGCGAGGCGGCCGAGGCCGACAACCGGGCGCTCCTCTCGCGCCTCGGACGGCAGGAGATCGCCGATGCCATCGTGGGCGCGGACGGCGGGCTGCGCGCGGTGGTGGATCGTGTGGCGCAGGTGGCGGGAACGGACGCCCCGGTGCTGCTGCTGGGGGAAACGGGAACGGGCAAGGAGGTGATCGCCCGCGAGATCCATCGCCAGTCCGCGCGGGCGCGCGGCCCGGTGGTGCGCGTGAACTGCGGCGCCATTCCGCCGGGGCTCATCGACTCCGAACTTTTTGGGCACGAGCGCGGTAGCTTTACGGGGGCGGTGGCGGACCGGGCGGGGTGGTTCGAGCGGGCGGACGGCGGAACGCTCTTTCTGGACGAGATCGGCGAGTTGCCGCTGGAGGCGCAGGTGCGGCTGCTGCGCGTGCTGCAGGACGGCAGCTTCGAGCGCGTGGGCGGGCGCACCACGCACACGGTGGACGTGCGCATCGTCACCGCCACGCACCGCGACCTTCACACGATGGTGCAGGCGGGGACGTTCCGCGAAGACCTCTGGTACCGCATCAGCGTGTTTCCCATCCGCCTGCCGCCCCTGCGCGAGCGCCCGGCAGACATCCCGGTGCTGGCGGCGCACTTCGCCTGGCGCGCGGGGCAGCGGCTGGGCGGGCACCCGCTGGCACCCACTGCGGCGGACCAGGAGCGGCTGATCGCCTACTCCTGGCCGGGCAACGTGCGAGAGCTGGCCGCGGTCATCGAACGCGCCGTGATCCTGGGCAATGGCCACCAGCTGGAGATCGCCGCCGCGCTGGGGCCCGCGGCCGCGAGTGTCGCCGCGCCGACGGAGAATCGCCCCGGGGCAGCCGAAGCGGCGCCACGGGGCGAGGAGTTCCCGACGCTGAACGCGGCGATGGCGCGGCACATCGAGGCCGCGCTGCACAAGGTGAACGGGCGCATCGAGGGTCCCTTCGGCGCCGCCGCGCTCCTGGGGCTGAACCCACACACGCTGCGGGCGCGGATGCGAAAGCTGGGCATCC